A window of Kribbella sp. NBC_00382 genomic DNA:
AGCCCGAGCCGGAGCAGCTGTAGCCGAAGCGGCGGCCAACGCGTCGTGAGCGTCCGACAGCTCGCGCTCGAGACCGTCAACCCGCCGGCTCAGCGCCGCGACCTCCTCGGACCGGACGAACCCGAGCCGCGCCACCGCGCCCTCGACCTCGTTCGCCACGATCGCCTGCAGCAGCTGCCGGTTGCTCTTGCTGGTGGCAACGATCTCCTCGGCCAGGTCGCTCACCTTGGTGGTCACGCCGGCCGTCAGCGCGTCCGCGCCGGTCTGCTGCAACAGCGCCTTCGCGGCCTGCTGCGCACGCTGCTTGGTCACCTCGGTCAGGCCGTTCGCCAGCTGTACGTAGCCGCGCAATGCATCCATCACCATGAGAAACCTCCGACTTGATGCTGTCCTGGCGCCGTCGCCCCGGTCAGGCTCAGTTGCCAGCCACGGTATCGCGCCCGCCGCGTAATACCAGCCCACCTA
This region includes:
- a CDS encoding phasin family protein, which translates into the protein MDALRGYVQLANGLTEVTKQRAQQAAKALLQQTGADALTAGVTTKVSDLAEEIVATSKSNRQLLQAIVANEVEGAVARLGFVRSEEVAALSRRVDGLERELSDAHDALAAASATAAPARAASAPAPAAAASRPAAKKSAVTVKKAAVKTPAIKKTAAKKTTAAAPAKKAGVKKTAAKKTAKKAPAKKA